The region CATAATCTCCCGACCTTATTGGTCACGCCCCTCCTGAAACGGAAAGCCGCATTAAACTCTTTATTACAATTCCCTGTAGCCTAACCATTTAACTTTTTTAGCGGCTTTAGCCAAGAATTAAAACAAAAACCACACACGGCGAATTTGCCTTGCTCAGCTCGAAAGAATAAACCATGCAAGCATGTCCGTAACCAATTTACTCATACACACAAAAATCAAGCAAATAACAATTTCAAGCAGACCATTTTAACAGGACAAAGACACTGCGAACATCAAAATGGTATAAAAAAAATAATTCACTTTATTTTTTTTGAATCATATTGTTTCATCTTGCGGGGGAGGTACATTATGAACAAATTATCAGATAGACGTAGACAGGCAAGATTAGATCTTGATTCCATAAACAGCTTTTTCCGGCAATGTGATGTTGCGGCAAGTTCATCAGACCAAGACATGGATATCACTATTCTGGATATTTCGCCGCAGGGGATGAAGTTCAGCCTTAACTGCGAAATGGATACCGACAGCATTAATCAGGATGATGAAATTTTCTTTCGTGGATGCATATTTAACGACAGTATCGGATTTCTGAGCAGTCAAAAAGCTGTGACAGTCTGGCAGAAGGATTCACTTTTCGGAGTTAAATTCACCCCTGCCCTCGACATCGATACCAACACCCTTGCCGATATGATGAAGTAGGCTTTTTGCCCCCCTTCCCCCTCTTCCAAATAATTTGATAAATTGGTATCTTTTCCGTTGTGAACAATAAAGATACCAAAATAATCGCTTGGGTCGGTAACATTTTCTTCCGTTCAGGTATGGACCGGCTGGGTTATAAGACCATCCACATCCCCATTCAGGGACAGCAGGTGTTCACCTGGGACGATATTGTGGAAAAAACCGGAACCGAACCCTTTGCTGTTGTTTACGCTGACCGATCAATCGCCCCGCCGCTGGCAGGCGTAGAAAATTTCCCTTGCCTGACTGTATTCCATTGCATAGATACTCACATCCACAGCTGGTATCCGCTTTACGCTCAAGGCTTTGACATTTGTCTGGTCAGCTTGAAGGACCATCTGGAACGCTTTACCCCGCGATTGAAAGATTCTCGGTTGCTATGGTTTCCCCCTGTCCCCATGGACCATGACGTTCCCGCAGATATGCCTAAAGAATGGGATCTTCTTTTTGTGGGCAACGTGGATGCAGAACTGACCCCTCAAAGAAAAATATTTCTCGATGAAGTGGCAAAACGGATTTCAGGGCTGCATATTACGAAAGGCAGATTCAGCCAGCTTTTTCCCAGAGCGAAGGTGGTTCTCAATATTGCCGAACGCGGAGACCTAAATTTCCGGGTTTTTGAAGCTTTAGCCTGCGGAGCCTGCCTTCTGACTCCCAAAATAGAACAAGGGCTTTTCGATATTTTCGAGGATGGAGTCCACCTGATGACTTACGAGGCCAACAACCCCGAAGACCTTGTAGCAAAGTTTAATATACTGCTGAATGACGAAGAATTGCGCCGGCGCATCGCCCTGCAGGGCAACGAACTGATTGAGAGTTCGCATAGAATTATCAACCGGGCCCGGACCCTGCATAATGTAATAATGGGAATGAATATTGAAACGACTGTAAACAACCGGATCAAAGCAGCACCGCAACTGCGCCGCAATTTTCTAAGATCGCTCTACCTGCACTGGGCGGAAGAAATCGCGATACCTGAATTTCAGAAAACTTATCTGCAAGCCGCAAAGAATTAATGAATTCAAAGAATACAATCAGCCAGCCTCTGGTCCTATCTTTTCTTATAATTTTTTCTTTGATCTTCGCCTGTATGGGGACATGGCGGCCTTTCTTTTTTGATATAGATGAACCCAAATACATAAGCGCTGCAATGGAAATGGCCGCCAGAGGAGATTGG is a window of Maridesulfovibrio sp. DNA encoding:
- a CDS encoding glycosyltransferase, which gives rise to MNNKDTKIIAWVGNIFFRSGMDRLGYKTIHIPIQGQQVFTWDDIVEKTGTEPFAVVYADRSIAPPLAGVENFPCLTVFHCIDTHIHSWYPLYAQGFDICLVSLKDHLERFTPRLKDSRLLWFPPVPMDHDVPADMPKEWDLLFVGNVDAELTPQRKIFLDEVAKRISGLHITKGRFSQLFPRAKVVLNIAERGDLNFRVFEALACGACLLTPKIEQGLFDIFEDGVHLMTYEANNPEDLVAKFNILLNDEELRRRIALQGNELIESSHRIINRARTLHNVIMGMNIETTVNNRIKAAPQLRRNFLRSLYLHWAEEIAIPEFQKTYLQAAKN
- a CDS encoding PilZ domain-containing protein, with product MNKLSDRRRQARLDLDSINSFFRQCDVAASSSDQDMDITILDISPQGMKFSLNCEMDTDSINQDDEIFFRGCIFNDSIGFLSSQKAVTVWQKDSLFGVKFTPALDIDTNTLADMMK